TCCGAGCCACGAATGACTCCAGGTCTAACCACCCACAAGAATTTCTGCTTACTATTGGCTAAGGCCCAAGCCATTTCAAAGAATTCAGTCTTATCAATAGCTGCAAGGCTCCCAAAACTAACATACAAGACAGAGAGTGGTGCTTGCATGTCTAACCAAGAAATTGCAGTCTTGTCTTGTTCTAGTAAGCTACTTGCTGAGGCCGTAAAGTATTTGTGGAATGGACCAATTGTGAAACTGGGAATGGGAAAATTTTGCTGAATAGTAGGTAATACAGATTGTTCTAGTTCTTCAAAGGTGTTCCATAAGATTGCTGAAGCTGCTTTGGTTCCGGTCATCATTTCTGCAATCATCATGCCCAGATCTTCTCCCTCAATCTGATAGGTCTGTGGAATATCTTTTACTTTTAGTGGTTCAGCCTCTGATACTGGTGCTTCTGAATTGGAATCTGTAAAACAAAGTTAGGTAGATTGATTATTGAATAAATAACATGCTAATCCCAATCAGGCAACTTCTGTTTCCACTTTCATGCATTTATAATTTTGCGACCTCCTGAATTTCATGAAAGTTGTTCCACAACATTCTTTAAGCATAACTAGGTTGGTTGGTTTATATTGATGGATAATGCATTATCGATTTTTAGATAGGTGGTCGATTTATATTGATAGATAAGGTATTATCATCCTTACGTGAATACCTTTCCAGTTTCTTTGCTTTTAAATATCTGTATAATTATGATTATGGTGAAAGAGACAATTAAGTATTTTAAGTCAGGATTAGTTCTAAAACTGTCCTGACAAATTTACAACTTATAAATGGAGAACTAGTAAGCACCTTTTACTGAGAGATAGCCTTTCTGAAGCAGGATTGGGTAGAGATAATAAACATGAAATGCAGAGAGACTACTTGTTCTTAAAACAATTCGCGGGAGCTTTAGCAAGTCAGCCACATCTTTGGTGAAGTACAATAAAGCATCTGTTATCAAGCAGAAAATACGATCGTCTGCAGAAGAATTTGACAAGAGCCTTTTAACGCAGTCGCGAAATGGATCAAAGCAAACCTTGTTCAGAAGTACGATTTTGGTGACACTTCCCTGCCTGGTAGGGAAACCAGTAAGGCTTTCTTCAGGGATGGCTTCGAAAGTGAAGTGAGGGTAATTTGATTTGTTGGGAAAGTTGAAGGAAGTGTGTATGATTGTAATATTAAAGCCTTTAGAGTAAAGGATGTTAGCAAGCTGTAGCATCGGGTTTATGTGGCCTTGAGCTGGTAGTGGAAACAGTAGCAGCCTCCCATACATTTTTCTTGCTTGTAACAGCTTGCTGTTAGCTTCTTGTTTCTCCATTAGATTTCTTGGAACAGGAAGGTTAATTTATCACATTATTTATATCATCAATACTGCAAGGATATATGAATATGATAGCGCTCCTGTTAAGCTCACCACTCACTGTGTTCACTAATTCTTGTCCACTCAGTTCCAAACAAAGGTGGTGCCGGCTCTGGCCAAATAATCGTACATGGCTTTTGCTGTCATAATGTTTTCTACAACCACCCTATGACATATCATTTTGCCACTTTCTAACATTTCAGAACAGCTCTAATGAACATTCATATGTATTAGGTTACCTCAATTAATTGTTCCCAACTACCAATCTTGAGCAAAGACACAATATATAACTATGTCAAAGCTCATTGAAGAGAGGTACAAATGAGTGGAAACATATCGGTAAGTATAATGACTcatcgatatcttgagttctctacatgtgtctttgacttgtcgaggtctccagttctctacatgtagaataaCTTGTCGACATTTCTAGTTCTCTACATAGgttttttgacttgtcgacatctctagttctctacatgaagatttgacttgtcgatatctctaaaaCTCTACAtgaaaaaatgacttgtcgatatctctaattctCTATATAgactttttgacttgtcaatatccgagatctctacatgcatgttgacttgtcgatatctcttgggacttctctacaagtcttttttgacttctcgacagaCTTCTCGATATCCCTTGATACAGTATgagacttgtcgatatctgacttagaacatttttcctagaacagtATTATTCAAATAcaagctgctacacttctctttgaggcatgatcaagaattgatcttctttcagagtttattccttagcttgaaggtTGTTCACAAAAAATCatccagtctaatctacttaacatttttaaAGACTCGAGGAATATAATTACAAAATACAAATATTGATCATCATACAAATtatccttagggttgtcaatatgacttattCTTGTTatgtacaagcatgtcttgcacaacaatctcccccaatatgtgagaagattgcttgtcacaaattcatgcctgataacaagactaactcCAAGCTAAGATCAAATACAGTAAGACTGACAAATTTACAAAGTATATTTTATACATCTTGCAGTTACATCAAATATTAAGTTACAAAGATTATTTGAATTTCTCATAACCAGGTTCCTTTCTAATCAGGTCcttgagtttgactagtacttcaaGTTCTGCAATAATCTCAAaccctcttagagcttccactaGTTTGAGCTATTCAGCTAATGAGTAACTATTGAATCAAAAGCGTGAGTTTTCAGCAACTCTTGCAACTACGAAACCACAACAAAAATTTGAGTATGTGAATATCATTACAACCAACAACCCATTAGGTGAAACAAGTCTGAATTCACAAGTTAATGTCATACTTGATGTGCCTATGGAAGAATCTGATGTTCTGCATGATGATAATGAGGAAGTGGTTGCAACAAAAGTTAAAGATAAGTCTCTTACTCTTTCTTATCCATTTGGTATTGATAGTCGCTTCGATTATGTTCCTTTTTTCCATCTAGGTTTATACAAATCAAAGTGGATGAGGTGAAGAATAAAGACCACATGGATGCAGAAATATGTTTCTTGGAGAGCACAAGAGAGAATGTTACAAAAGATGATCTTAAGGTTGTAAAAGAAGAGCTAGAAGATGTAATTTTTGAAGATCATGGCAAAGATTTGTTAGGAAATGAGTTTGTTGGAATGGAACAAGGATTTGTGCCACTCACAAGCTATGTGGAGAAACTAGCTCATCCATATATTCTCGAATTTAATCTTGATAAAGACTTCGCTTTTAAGGGTAGCTCGGAAGTTGTGAATGAATTAGCATTGGATCCTCTCTTACAAGATTCACATAAATTGGAGGGGCAACCTTCACCAATTCACTTGAAGTATCATGTACCATTTTCTGATTGGGTTGGTAATTTTTCACCAAGTTACACAAGCTCAACTGAAATTATACTAATCTTGTGGATGGTTTTCAAGCTATGCAATTTTCATGACAACCTCCACATGCTAAATATGGAGTTGATATCTTGGATGTATCCACCTTGAAAGTGGATAACATATTGTCTAGCCAAGGACAATAAATGAAGGCGTTTcatgggaggcaacccatgattttgATAAGATTAgtaatttttttatttcattttttttgtatttctttTAGTTTTACTCCCGCAAGATGCCTTGATATTTTAATTGAAGTCTTTCAGGAAAGAATTCTTAGTTGAAGCTTATTAATAGGAAATCAGAAATTTTTCATGCCCGTGAATTATTTTTCATGCCCATGAAATTTTTCTGGAAATCAAAAATTTTTCATGCCCATAAATGTTTTTTGAAAGCTAAACATAGAAGAGGAGCTGATATTGAGTCTCACGAGCGTGACTTTATGTTTTTTTGGATCGACACTTCGTGTTTATGCACCAGGGGAgtattctaacttttatttgtatttttttatatatattttttatatttttttaggATTGTATTagttatatattatattatatatttttattcattgAGGACAATGAACCATTTAAGTGTGGGGAGATGTTCtcaatattattaaaaaaaatagtcTTGTAAAGTAGTTAGATAATCTTTCCATGTTAGACTAAATAGTTGCATATTTCATACATTAGTTTATATAGTTTGCATCAAATTATATAGTTGTATTATTTCATAATATTGCATGATCTCAAACATGTAGTAGTCCAAGTCAGTGGCCTATGATGATATTATGTGTAACTTGTTTTAACTAAGTCTTGCTATGATCACTTGATGTTACAATGCGTAGTGTCACTAGTGCAGAACTTATTTTCACTACACAATTTTATGATTCTCTTGAACTGATACTTAGATATTCTTGTTTCTTGAGGGGTAGCTCCTTGTTGATAATTAGAATTTTGACTATTCATTTTTGAGCTTAGTACATAAATGCTAAAGTTTGGGGGAAAACTGTGGGATGTAAATGTctagaaaaaaaatataaaaaagaaaaaaatgtaTGAGTATTAATAAGTACACGTAAAAAAAGTGGTATAATTGACTAGGTTGGGCTCATTAATACTCGGGTAATTAAGTCtgaggggactttgtgcctagtaaccTAAAGCCTGTTATGGTTTGGGATTGCTGACCTGACACTCGTTATATGGGTATTAGTGTATAAATCTTTAGGGATCTCGACCATTGCATGGTTAAATAAACCACTTAATACATATGCGTGTATAATATGATTGGCGAAGTCTGAGAGTGATCGTAACTCACTTACCCTGAGAAGGCACCCGGCCTTAGACCTAGCTTGTGAAGTCTTATGGTGGTCGTAATTCACTT
This sequence is a window from Apium graveolens cultivar Ventura chromosome 9, ASM990537v1, whole genome shotgun sequence. Protein-coding genes within it:
- the LOC141686676 gene encoding UDP-glycosyltransferase 76B1-like, whose protein sequence is MEKQEANSKLLQARKMYGRLLLFPLPAQGHINPMLQLANILYSKGFNITIIHTSFNFPNKSNYPHFTFEAIPEESLTGFPTRQGSVTKIVLLNKVCFDPFRDCVKRLLSNSSADDRIFCLITDALLYFTKDVADLLKLPRIVLRTSSLSAFHVYYLYPILLQKGYLSVKDSNSEAPVSEAEPLKVKDIPQTYQIEGEDLGMMIAEMMTGTKAASAILWNTFEELEQSVLPTIQQNFPIPSFTIGPFHKYFTASASSLLEQDKTAISWLDMQAPLSVLYVSFGSLAAIDKTEFFEMAWALANSKQKFLWVVRPGVIRGSEWLEPFPDGLQEAVSERGHIVKWAPQQEVLAHPATACFWSHCGWNSTLESICEGVPIICSPSFGDQPTNARYVEAVWKVGLVLENGIKREEIERAIRRVMIDQEGKEMRMRMSCLKKKVNLCLMEGGSSYKSLEGLVNFILSL